In Spirosoma pollinicola, the genomic window CTAAACCAATGTAGGTCTAAATGCTGCGCCCAGCTACGAAATCCATGCTGCCAGAATATATAATCATCTTCGTCCTCGTCCAGCAAGGCAACCCAAGGTTTTAATGTGTTCATCGTAAGCCCATGTATCCAGTTGTAGAGGACAGTTGTTTTAATTAATTCCAAACAAGGTCAATTTGTTTAATTCGATTCAAACCAAGCTTGTTTAGCCAAGTAACTTCGGGAAGATTTACGTATTATTGCATTGTTAACAACATGTTACCTTTTTTGTCGCCGTACTAACTTAACCATGAACCAACATACGTACCCTGCGTCTTCATCGCCGACGATGATGAGGATAATCGGTTCCTGCTGAAGCTGGCTTTCGCTCAGCACAGCCCCCGGTGCCGACTGGTCTTTGCTCAGGATGGGCTGGATCTGCTGGATGCGCTGGCTCGGTATGAGACGATCCCGGAACTAATCATCCTGGATCTAAACATGCCTTTACTCAACGGCTTTGAAGCCCTTAAGACGCTTCGGGATCATCCCCTGTATCGACCAACGCCCATTGTCATACTAACAACGTCGGAAGCAGAACATGACCGCCAGCGGGCTGAGCAACTGGGGGCCACTGAATTCATCACCCAGCCCCTGAATGCCGGGCTACTGGGTCAGATTGTCACCCGGCTGCGGGTCGAGTGGCTGGAGGGCAACTGTTGCTAAGTAACCGCCTATCTACAGACTGGCCAACACGCTACGGACTAAAAAAAAGCCCGGCTAGTGGAGGAGCTGGGCTCGAAAAGTCTATGGTTGAGTAAGTCAGTAAGCCATAAACGGTCAGGAGTACTTATTGGTCAACGAGAACTGCGCGCTGAATAGTTATATTTTTTTGAACTGACTTAAATCTATTTCGCTGTGGGCTGCGTAAGATTAGCAAGCTTATGTTTAATACATACTGTTTGCATGCCTTACTGCTTCTATCCTAATGTGTAATTACCAACAGATAAGCCCGGTTGCAGCGCAGCCGGGCTTAATCATTCTATCCACACCTAAGACTATACCCGGGGGTATACGTCTCATTGTAGGGGGTGAACGGCCGTTTAATCGATATTGTTCAGAGCGTTTTGTCATCTCTTTCAGTAGCTCAGTGGCTGGTCAGATGTGACCGTTAATTTCTTGACGTTGTTGATAAAAGGGAATGCTCCCGGCCTGAGATACGTTTATAAACGTAAAGTGTTTACTCTTAACCCCCATGATTCGTTCAGGCATTGGCCCCTGCTAACGATAACAGAGAAGTATTTAGTTGTTATGTACTCAGTTCAGCAAGTTGCTATAATACTCGATTTAAAAGAAAGCAAAATTCGGTCTTTTATTCGCCAGGGTAAATTAAAAGCAGGCTTGTCTGGCAGTCAGCACCTGATTAATAAGATTGATCTATATCATTTTATAAAACGGTATATAGACGTTTCAGACTCCGATTGCACAGCGTTAATAAGCGCTTATTAATGGTAGATAACCAGGGGCAATTATGTAGCCTGGTCAACTTACCCTTTCGACTCCCTCAACGGCGGAAAAGGAAGTCAGCTGAAACGCATTAGTCATACCAACTTATGTGACTGTTGCACAACTCTTTTGGGACGAGATAAACCTTGAAGTAACCCGTATCATAAAGGCAAAAAAAGAACCCTCTGGTTGCAAAGCCAACACCTGAGTAATTACTTTAGGCCAGCGCTTGGCCAATAGCCACTTCTTGAGATTGTAGGCTGTTGCCGCCATCACCATCCGCTTGTGAGCACTATCTTTTCCTTTGCCTGGAGATCGACGCATCCCAAAGTAATTCAGTAAGCTACCAAAGACTGGCTCAACCACCGCACTACGACGCCGTTTCAGCCGCTTCCCTTTCGCACTCCTCAAGCGAGCTTCCATCCGCTCATACTCCCGGTAATACATGGTCACACTGAGTGATTTACAATCTCGGTTTGTTGTTCTTTACTTACGATAAAGGACGTAGAGTGAAGTTACAGTCTTTTGTCGTAAGTAAGTGTACTATCATGCAACATCATT contains:
- a CDS encoding response regulator, translating into MADDDEDNRFLLKLAFAQHSPRCRLVFAQDGLDLLDALARYETIPELIILDLNMPLLNGFEALKTLRDHPLYRPTPIVILTTSEAEHDRQRAEQLGATEFITQPLNAGLLGQIVTRLRVEWLEGNCC
- a CDS encoding transposase, giving the protein MTMYYREYERMEARLRSAKGKRLKRRRSAVVEPVFGSLLNYFGMRRSPGKGKDSAHKRMVMAATAYNLKKWLLAKRWPKVITQVLALQPEGSFFAFMIRVTSRFISSQKSCATVT
- a CDS encoding helix-turn-helix domain-containing protein, which gives rise to MYSVQQVAIILDLKESKIRSFIRQGKLKAGLSGSQHLINKIDLYHFIKRYIDVSDSDCTALISAY